GAGATGGTAATGCCTGGAGACAACGTAACAATAACAGTAGAGTTAATAGCGCCGATAGCCATGGAAAAAGAACTGAGGTTTGCAATAAGAGAAGGCGGACGTACAGTGGGCGCTGGAGTCGTAACTGAGGTGATTGCATAAGTGGACCAGAAGATCAGAATAAAACTCAAGGCATACGATCACAGAATGCTTGACCGTTCTGTGAAAGAGATAGTGGATACTGCACAGAGAACAGGCGCTAAGATAATTGGTCCTGTGCCTCTGCCTACACGTATCAGTAAGATAACTGTTTTGAGGTCGCCTCATATTGACAAAAAGTCAAGGGAACAGTTTGAGATAAGGACTCATAAAAGGATGCTTGACATTTACGATCCAACCCCGCAGACAGTTGATGCTTTGATGAAGCTAGAGCTTGCAGCTGGGGTTGATGTGGAGATAAAACTGTGATTGGGATTTTAGGAAAAAAACTTGGTATGACCCAGATATTCACTGAAGACGGGAAAATGGTTCCTGTAACAGTGGTCGAGGCTGGTCCATGCTGTGTAATACAGATAAAGACTTTAGAGAAAGACGGTTATGAGGCTGCAAAAATCGGCTTTCAGGAAGTAAGAAAAGAAAAAAGAGTCAACAAGCCAACAGCAGGAGTATTCAAAAAGGCTGGTCTTAAGCCATATAAAATGCTAAAAGAGTTTCCTATGGGAAGCTTGAAAGTAGGAGAGCTTGTAACAGTAGAAAAATTCAAAAAAGGCGACAGTATTTCTGTTACAGGAATCTCAAAAGGCAAGGGTTTTCAGGGCGTTATGAAAAGACATAATTTTAGCGGCGGTCCAGCATCTCATGGCTCAACATCCTATCGCGAGGTAGGTTCTATTGGCGCAAGCTCATATCCTTCAAGGGTATGGAAGAATCAAGGAATGCCTGGGCATATGGGATCGGATAAAACAACAACAAGCAATCTTATAGTAGCGGCAGTAATGCCTGATAAAAACATATTAATGATTAGAGGCGCTGTGCCAGGTTCAAAAGGCACATATGTAGAGATTAGGAGAGAAGGATAATATGCCTGAACTTGAAATAAAAGATAAAAATAATAAAGTAACAGGAAAGATCAATCTTCCAGAAGAAATATTTGGGGTTGGCTTAAAAAGTGATCTTCTTCATAAGTCTGTGGTCAACTTTCTTGCTAATCAGAGACAGGGAACGCATGCTACAAAGACAAAGGGACTTGTAAGCGGCGGCGGTAAAAAACCCTGGAAGCAGAAACATACTGGCAGGGCAAGATCAGGAAGTAATCGTTCTCCTTTATGGAGAAAGGGCGGTACTATTTTCGGACCGCAGCCAAGAGATTATTCATACAGCATGCCTAAGCAGGCAAAAAGACTTGCTCTAAAGACAGCTCTCTCGGCAAAGTTGGCTGAGGGCGAGATAGTTTTTATTGAAGATATATCAATGAAAAAACCAAAGACAAAAGATGTAGTTTCTTTAATAAGCAAACTTGGGTTAGAAGGTAAAAGCCTTTTAATAATAATCCCTGAGGATAACAATGTGATTAAACTTTCTGTAGACAATATCCCCGGAGTTGATGTTGTCAGAGCATCAGACCTTAATGCTTACAGTGTTGTCAAGTATAGGAAACTCCTTATTACAAAGGGAGCAGTTGAAAAGATTAAGGAGGCCCAAACAGCATGAGGAGCGCATATACGATCATAAAGAAACCTCTTTTTACTGAGAAAGGCAGCAATCTCAAGGAATCGCAGAACAAGATTCTTGTAGAGGTTGTAAAAGATGCAAATAAAGTTGAGATAAAAGCTGCAATCGAAGAGATATTCAAGGTAAAGGTCGATAAGATTTCAACGATAAATGTCTCGGGCAAGTGGAAAAGAATGGGAAAATCGATTGGAAAGAGACCTAATAGGAAAAAAGCTGTAATCACCCTTAAAAAAGGTGAAAAACTTGATTTTGTAGAGGGCGCATAATGGGAATTAAGAAATATAAACCAACATCACCAGGCAGAAGATTTCAGACAGTATCTGATTATAGCGATATAACTGCAAGCAGTCCATACGCACCGCTTGTTAAGTCACTCATGAAAACCGGCGGAAGAAACAACTCAGGCTGTGTTACTGCATGGCAGCGCGGCGGCGGTAACAAGAGAGCTTATAGGATTATTGATTTTAAGAGAGACAAGGCAGGAGTCCCTGCTGTGGTTGAAACAATAGAATACGATCCAAACAGATCCTCAAGGATTGCATTGGTGAAATATAAAGACGGCGAGAGAAGATATATAATTGCACCTACTATGATTCAGGTCGGAGATGTAATTGTATCAGGCGCAGGAGCAGAGATAAAAGTTGGCAATGCACTGCCACTTAAAGAAATCCCTCTTGGAACATTTATCCATAATGTGGAGCTTAAAGAGGGGCAGGGTGCAAAAGTTGCAAGAAGCGCCGGGGCATCTGTCCAGCTTGTTGCAAAGGATGAAAAATTTGTTCAGGTAAAGTTATCATCAGGAGCTGTAAGACTTGTTCCTGCAGGCTGTATGGCAACAATAGGACAGGTTGGAAATCTTGATCATGAAAATATTTCTTATGGCAAGGCTGGAAGGATAAGATGGTTCGGCAAGAGACCTCATGTAAGAGGTGTTGCGATGAATCCAGTTGATCATCCTCTAGGTGGCGGCGAGGGAAAAAGTTCAGGAGGTCGTCCTCCTTGCTCGCCATGGGGTCAGCCTGAAGGCATTAAGACAAGACATAATAAGAGAACAGATAAGTTTATTGTAAAGAGGAGGAAGTAAATTGCCACGCTCACTAAAAAAAGGACCTTTCTTTGAAGCGAAGTTGATGAAAAAGGTAAAGCAGATGAGTGATTCAGGTGAGAAGAAGATCATAAAGACCTGGTCAAGACGTTCTACGATAATACCTGAATTTATAGGATATACATTTGCAGTTCATAATGGGAAAAAATTTATACCTGTGTATGTGACAGACAACATGGTAGGTCACAAACTTGGTGAGTTTTCACCAACAAGAACATTTAAAGGACACTCAAAATCTGATAAGGCTGCGGCGCCAGCAAAGGCATAAAGAGGAAGGATATAAATGGAAGCGAAGTCGGTTTTGAAATTTGTAAGGATAACTCCAAGAAAGGCCAGAAGGGTAGTTGACCTTATCAGGGACAAGAAGGCAGGAGACGCACTTATTGCGTTAAGGTTCATGCCTTACAGGGGTGCAGATATTGTTGAAAAAGTCCTTAAGTCGGCAATGGCCAATGCAATCAACAAAAAAGCTGTTAACCCTGATGCTATGAGTGTAAAAGTTTATGTTGATCAGGGACCATCGCTTAAGAGGGTTGAGCCAAGGTCGATGGGCAGGGCAAATATCATTAAGAAAAAGATGAGTCATATAACAATAATACTTACTGAGGAGGCATAATCTTGGGTCAGAAAGCGCACCCTATAGGAAACAGAATAGGAATTACCAGGACATGGGATTCCAGGTGGTACCTCAAAAAGGGCTATGCAGATCAGCTTGTAGAGGACATTACCATAAGAAAAATCATAAAACAGAAATTATTCCATGCAGGCGTTGCCCGTTTGGAGATTGAAAGAGCGGGACAAAAGATCAGGCTAATTATCCACACTGCTAGACCTGGAATAATAATAGGTAAAAAAGGCGCTGAGGTAGAAAAACTCAGAAAAGAGATTGAGGTCATGTCAGGAAAACAGGTAAGCATTGATATAAAGGAGATAAGAAAGCCTGAGGTTGATTCTCAACTTGTTTCCGAGAATATTGCTCTTCAGCTCGAAAAGAGAATTGCATTTAGAAGGGCTATGAAAAAAGCAGTCATGTCAGCGCGAAGATTTGGAGCTCAGGGCATCAAGGTGCAATGTTCAGGCAGACTTGGCGGTTCAGAAATAGCAAGAACGGAATGGTACAGAGAAGGCAGAGTGCCTCTCCATACCTTCAGGGCAGATATAGATTATGGGTTTTCTGAGGCTTTAACAACATATGGGAAAATTGGCATCAAAGTCTGGATTTATAATGGCGAAGTGCTTCCCGAAGCACACAAGGAAGAAAAGATAAATGAGTCAGCTAAAAGTTAAGGACAAGACTAATTCAGGTGCAGGAGAATTTTAAAAAATGTTATTGCCTAAAAAAGTAAAGTATAGAAAGATGATGAAGGGGAACATGAACGGCAAGGCATATAGAGGTGCTGAGGTATCATTTGGCGAATTCGGCCTAAAAGCACTTGAGCCTGGCTGGGTCACAAGCAGACAGATAGAGGCTGCAAGAGTTGCAATCACAAGGAATGCAAAAAGGGGTTGCAAGCTCTGGATCAGAATATTCCCTGATAAGCCTATTACAAAGAAGCCGGCTGAAACAAGAATGGGTAAAGGAAAAGGAGCTCCTGAATACTGGGTGGCTGTTGTAAAACCGGGAAGGGTTCTGTATGAGGTAGCTGGTGTTACAGAAGAAGTTGCAAAGGCGTCTCTGAGACTTGCAGCATACAAACTCCCGATAGCCACAAAATTTGTAAGAAGAGAGGAGACATCAACATGAGATCTTCTGAATTAAAAAACTTGACAATAGATGAATTAAGGATAAAAGAGCATGATATGAGAAAGGAACTTTTCAACCTAAAATTCAGGGTAGCTACAGGCGAGGTTGAGAATCCAAAACGAATTAATACTCTTCGCAAGGATATTGCAAGGGTTTTAACGATAATAACTGAGAAGTCAAAGGTAAATCCTTCTTAATTTTGGGATGAGGTAATAATGGCGAATAAAATGTATACAGGCAAGGTAGTAAGCGACAGAATGGACAAGACAGTTGTGGTTGCTGTTACAAGATTGGTACAGCATGCTACATACAAAAAGATTATCAAAAAAATCACAAAGTTCAAGGCGCACGATGAAGAGAATAAGTGCAAGACAGGCGATACAGTTTCAATTGTTGAGACAAGGCCTATGAGCAAACAAAAAAGATGGAAAGTAGTAAGTGTCTCAGAAAAGGCTTAACTTCATGATTCGGAGAGAGGGATAGAGGATGATTCAGGAAAGAAGCATAGTAGAAGTGGCGGACAATTCAGGAGCTAAAAAGGCCCAGTGCATTAAGGTCGTTGGCGGCTTTCATAGAAGATATGCGGGTCTTGGCGATATTGTGATGGTTAGCATTAAGGAAGCTATCCCTGAATCAAATGTTAAGAAAGGTTCAAAGGCAAGGGCAGTTGTTGTAAGAACAAAAAAAGAGTATAGAAGACCTGATGGTTCATATATCAGATTTGATCAGAATGCAGTGGTGCTCATAAACCCTCAGGGTGAGCCAGTGGGAACAAGAATATTCGGGCCTGTTGCAAGAGAATTGAGATGGAAAGAATTTATGAAGATAATTTCATTAGCACCGGAGGTTCTGTAAAGCAATGGGACTTGGAATAAAAAAGAATGATACTGTGATAGTTCTCACAGGAAAAGAAAAAGGGAAAAAAGGACGCGTGCTTTCAGTCCTGCATTCAAAGGGCAAGATTATTGTAGAAAAAATAAATTTAATAAAAAAACATATGAAGCCTAACAAGAAATATTCACAGGGCGGAATCATAGAAAAGGAAGCGCCATTGCAAATTTCAAATGTAATGCTGGTATGTCCGAGATGCAATAAACCCACAAGGATTGGGAATGATATTATTGAAAATGGTAAAAAAGCAAGGGTGTGTAAAAAATGCAAGGAAACAATAGATCAGTGAAAACTACAAAGACGACAAAAACAACAAAAACTATGACTAAAAAAACAGAGAAAACAACAAAGGCTGCTAAAATTGTTAAGCCAGTCAAGGCTGAAAAACCAGTTAAGGCTAAGGCAAAAGAAAAGCCTAAGAAGATTGCTGTTGAAAAGAAACCTGTGCAAAAAAAGGAACAGGTTGTAAAGGCAGAAAAGACAATAGATAAGATTGAGCCTAAAAAAGAAGAAAAGATCGAAAAAACTATTGTTGTTGAACAAGTACCAGATAAAAAATTAGAATCTCAGAAGGAACACCATCAGGTTGATAAGCTGGTTGTTATAGAGAAAACTCCTGCACCTATGCACAAGGAAGAAAAAGCTGTTAAAGAACCTGAGGTAAAAGAGCCTCTAAGAGAATTGGTAAAGGAAATAAAAAAAGAATCAGTAAAAGAAGTAAAAAAAGATGCAAAAGAATCAGGACAGCCAAGACTCAAGACAAAATATATTAAAGAAATTATCCCTGCAATGATGAAAGAATTTACCTATAGTAATATAATGCAAGTTCCAAAAATCGAGAAGGTTGTTCTAAATGTAGGGCTTGGCGAAGCCATTCAAAACATAAAGATTCTGGAAAATGCGCAAAAAGAACTTGGAACCATTACAGGCCAGAAGGCAGTAATTACAAAAGCAAAGAAGGCTATTGCAGGATTTAAATTAAGAAAGGGAATGCCGATTGGATGCAAGGTGACACTCAGAGGTGCTGTAATGTATGAATTCCTTGATAGATTTATCAGTCTTGCTCTTCCTAGGGTTAGGGATTTCAAGGGAGTTCCACCAAAGTCATTTGACGGAAAAGGCAATTATTCAATAGGTGTAAAGGAACAGTTCATGTTCCCAGAAATAGAGTATGACAAGGTTGATACGGTTCATGGTATGGACATAACAATATGCACAACAGCAAAAACTGATAAAGAGAGCAAAGCCCTGTTAACCTATATGGGTATGCCATTCAGGAAATAAGAGAGGATTATATGGCAAAAAAATGCATGATAGAAAAAGTAAAAAGGACCCCAAAATTCAAGGTCAGGGCATATAACAGGTGTCGTGTATGCGGAAGACCAAGAGCTTATTTAAGAGACTTTGGTCTTTGCAGAATTTGTTTCAGATCGCTTGCCTTGAAGGGACAACTTCCAGGCGTTACAAAATCAAGCTGGTAATGTTAATGATTTATAGAAGAGGTGAAGAATAATATGATGACTGATCCAATTGCAGATATGCTGACACGTATAAGAAATGCAGTAACAATACGTGCAGAAAAAGTTGATATTCCTGCTTCAAAGATAAAACTTGAGATAGTTAAGATTCTCAAGGAAGAAGGTTTCATAAAAGCATATAAGATATTAAAAGATGAAAAACAGGGTGTGCTCAGAATTACACTTAAATATTTGGACGGAGGCAGTGTGATTTCAGGAATGAAGAGAGCAAGCAAACCCGGCCGCAGAATGTATGTTGCAAGCGATAACATTCCAAAAGTAATGGGCGGAGTAGGGATGGCAATACTGACGACATCAAAGGGTGTTTTAAGTGAGAATGTTTGCCGTCGTGATAGTATTGGCGGAGAAGTTATCTGCTACGTCTGGTAAGAAAAGGATAAAGGAGAGTAGATGTCACGGATAGGGAAGAAACCCATAGAGATACCAAAGGGAGTGGATGTAAAGCTCGAAGGTTTAAATGTAACAGTCAAAGGGGCAAAGGGCGAGATAAGCGCAACGTGTCCTTCTGAGATCAAAATCTCAGTTGTTGATGGCAGGGTGGTTTTAGAGAGAATTAATGAAGAGAAGAATGTAAGATCGCTTCATGGTCTTACAAGAAGTCTTCTTTCAAATATGATAGATGGTGTTTCATCAGGATACCAGAGAGTTTTAGATATAGCAGGTACTGGATACAGAGCACAAGTTCAGGGAGAAAAGATAATTCTTGCTTTAGGTTTTTCAACCCCTGTTGAATTTCAGCTCCCAAAAGGGATAAAGGCAGCTGTAGATCAGAAACAGACCCAGCTTACCCTCACTGGCTTTGATAAACAGCTTATAGGACAGGTGGCTGCTAATCTCAGAGGAATAAGACCGCCTGATGCTTATAAAGGCAAGGGCGTAAGATATTCTGGTGAGCGTATTAAACTAAAAGTTGGTAAAGCAGGGAAAAAATAGGTATTAGCCGAATTTACTGGAGGATAATAAGTTGACAGTGGATACAAGGGCAGCAAAAGAGAGAAGACATAAGAGGATAAGAAAAAAGGTTGTTGGTTTTACTGAAAGACCGAGACTTTCGGTTTACAGAAGCCTTAACCACATCTATGTACAGGTAATAGATGATACGAGCGGTCAAACACTGGTCTCTGCATCGAGCCTTGATAAGGATATCAAGGAAAAGAAGGCTCACAAAGGCAATGTCAAGACAGCAACGGAAGTAGGAAAGCTGATTGCAAAAAAAGCATTGGGAAAAGGCGTGAAAAAAGTTGTGTTTGACAGAGGCGGATATATCTACCACGGCAGAGTGAAGGCATTAGCGGATGCAGCCAGAGAAGGAGGATTAGAGTTCTAAATGTTGAACAAGAAGATAGATCCAGACGGACTTACTTTAAAAGACAAGGTTGTTTATATCAACCGTGTTGCAAAAGTTGTTAAGGGTGGAAGAAGATTTTCTTTCAGCGCACTTGTTGCTGTTGGAGATGCCAACGGAGTAGTCGGCATTGGAAAGGGAAAGGCATCAGAAGTCCCTGAGGCAATCAGAAAGGCTGTTGAGCAGGCAAAAAAATCCCTTGTGAAAATACCTTTGAATGCCAGAAGCATACCCCATAGAATAATAGGAAAATACGGCGCTATATCTGTAATAATGAACCCTGCTACAAAAGGTACAGGACTTATTGCAGGCGGTGCAGTCAGGGCTGTTCTTGATGTAGCCGGTATTCAGGATATAGTTGCAAAGGCAATAGGAAGTCATAATCCATATAACACGGCAAAGGCAACACTTGATGGACTTGCAAGGCTTAAGGATCCTGAAGCGGTAAAAAAGCTTAGGGGAAAATGCGAGGAAGAGACATCACATGAATCAAATGGCGGAGGAATGAAATAATGAGGATATGTGATATTAAACCCTCAGCAGGAAGCAATAAAAAAACAAAACGCGTAGGCCGTGGAATCGGTTCAGGTCATGGCAAGACATCATGTAAGGGACATAAAGGACAGAAAGCACGTTCAGGCGGAACAAAAGGCGCTGGGTTTGAAGGCGGACAGATGCCTTTGCAGAGAAGACTTCCAAAACGTGGATTTACGAGTTTATCTGGAAAAGAGTATTCAATAGTTAATCTTAGAGATTTAATGAAAATAAAGGGTGTTGATGTAATAACTCCAGAAGTTCTTATAAAAAAAGGAATTATCAAAAATATCAAGGATGGAATAAAAATACTTGGCACTGGCGAGATAACAAAGCCTTTAACTATAAAGGCAAATGTTTTTAGCGCATCAGCGTCAGCAAAGATAACAGCAGCTGGCGGTAAGGCTGAACTGCTCGGCAATGCCAAATCCAAATCCAAAGGCAAGAGCTGAGATATATGGGAGCTCTTGCAAATTTCCAAAATATATTCAAAATCCCTGAGCTAAAAAACAGGGTTCTTTTTACCTTTGCTCTTCTGATTGTCTATAGGGTTGGCTGTCATATCCCAACACCAGGCATTAACGGCGAAGCACTCAATGAGTTTTTGACAAAACAGGCAGGAAGCTTCATGATGTTCTTTGATATGTTTTCCGGCGGTGCATTATCAAGGGTAACAGTCTTTGCATTAGGAATAATGCCTTACATTAGCGCATCGATTATCTTTCAGCTCCTGACAGTAGTAATCCCTGCAATCGGAAAACTTGCAAAAGAAGGCGAGGCTGGAAGAAAGAAGATAACTAAATACACAAGATACGCAACTGTTGTAATAAGCGCTATACAGTCATTCGGTATTGCAATCGGCCTTGAGAGCATGGCAGATGGAGCATTTATACAAAATCCTGGATGGTCATTCAGGCTTCTTACTATGATAACCCTTACATCTGGAACAGCTTTTATAATGTGGTTGGGTGAACAGATAACAGAGAGAGGAATCGGGAATGGTATCTCTCTTATAATATTTGCCGGTATTGTTGCAAGATTTCCTAATGCAGTTGTCAGTACTTTTAGGTTGATGCAGGCAGGTGAATTATCGATCTTTTTGTTGATATTCCTTGTTGCAATGATGGTTGCTGTTGTAGGCGTAATCATATTTGTTGAAAGAGGGCAGAGAAAAATTCCAGTTCAGTATGCAAAAAGGGTTGTGGGAAATAAAGTCTATGGAGGGCAGAGCACTCATCTGCCTTTAAAGATAAACACAGCAGGCGTTATTCCTCCTATATTTGCGTCTTCAATAATCATGTTCCCTGCAACAATTGCAGGATTTATAACAATCCCATGGGTTCAGGCAATTGCAAAACAACTTTCTCCAGGAACAATTTTTTATACGCTTTTATATGTAAGTATGATTTTCTTTTTTGCATTTTTTTACACAGCGATTGTATTTAACCCAATGGACATAGCTGATAATTTGAAAAAATACGGCGGATTTGTTCCTGGCATAAGACCAGGGCAAAAGACATCGGAGTATATATATAAAGTTCTTTCAAGGCTTACGCTGGTAGGCGCTATTTATCTTGCTGTTGTCTGTATCATACCTGAAATACTTATAACCAAATTCAATGTACCATTCTATTTTGGCGGTACGTCGCTTTTAATTGTTGTAGGTGTTGCGCTGGATACAGTTTCCCAGGTAGAGTCGCATCTCATTACGCGCTCATATGAGGGATTTCTTAAAAAGGGAAGGATAAAAGGCAGAAGGGGATAATTTTGCCTTTGAGACCCTTTTTTAAAAAGTATGGGCAGAAGTTTATCATATGATTATCATAAAGACAGCGGAAGAGATAAGGAAAATCGAAAAATCGTGCCGAATTGTAGCTGAAGTCCTTGAAGAACTTAAATCATTTGTAAGAGCAGGCATTACAACAAAAGAAATAGAAGTTTTTGCTGAGAATAAGATATATAAAAAAGGCGGCACTCCAGCATTTAAGGGGTATAGAGGATACCCATCAAGTATTTGTACTTCTGTGAACAATCAGGTTGTTCATGGAATTCCCTCAGAGCTTAGATTGAAAGAGGGGGACATACTAAGTTTGGATCTAGGTGTTTTAATTGACGGTTTTTATGGGGATAGTGCAATAACTCTTCCTGTCGGAAAGATAAGTCCCCTTGCAAATAGGTTGCTTAAGATTACAGAAGACGCTCTTTATATTGGCATTGACATGGCAACTCCCAATAACAGGGTGAGCGATATATCAACAGTAATACAGAAGCATGTTGAGTCAAACGGTTTTTCAGTAGTCAAGACTTTTGTTGGTCATGGCATTGGTATCGCTCTTCACGAGGATCCGCAGATACCTAATTTTGGTATGGCTGGACAAGGACCACGACTTAGAAGCGGGATGACTCTGGCGATTGAACCCATGGTAAACAGCGGAAGAGATGAAGTGAAAATACTCGATGATGGATGGACAGCTGTAACAGCAGACAATAGTCTCTCTGCGCACTTTGAGCATACGATAGCAATAAGTGATGATGGTGAGCCAAAAATCTTGACGAAACTTTAACAATGGTGTTATACTTTCGAGTTCAATGTCCAAAGAAGATAATATAGAAGTTGAAGGGACGATAGTCGAGACACTGCCAAACGCAATGTTCCGGGTGAAACTTGAAAAAGGACAGATAATATTGGCGTATGTTTCTGGTAAGATGAGGATGCATTTTATAAAAATACTGCCTGGGGATAAGGTGACAGTTGAACTTTCTCCTTATGATCTTACAAAGGGCAGAATAACTTATAGATTTAAATAGAAGATATCAGGAGCTATAAATGAAAGTAAGATCATCAGTAAAACCTATATGTGCTAAATGCAAAGTTGTTAAGAGAAAAGGGATAAGAAGAATAATTTGCGAAAATCCCAGACATAAACAAAGGCAGGGATAGGAGAGAAGCATGGCGAGAATTGCCGGAGTGGATTTACCAAAGAACGAACGAATTGAAATAGGACTTACCAGAATATTTGGCATAGGCAGATCTCTGTCTAAACAAATATTGAAAGATACCGGCGTTAATCCTGATATAAGGGTTAAAGACCTGAAAGATGAAGACATCGTAAAGATAAGAGCTTCTATTGAGAAAGAGTGTAAGGTTGAAGGTGATCTTAGACGCGAAAACTCAATGAACATTAAGAGACTTACTGATATTGGATGTTATAGAGGAGTAAGACATAAGCAGGGGCTTCCTGTCAGAGGGCAGAGGACAAAAACAAATGCCCGCACACGCAGAGGGCCAAGAAAAACCATAATGGGCAAGAAGAAAGAGGTATAGCGCATGGCTCAGAGGAAAAAGGGCGGGAAAAAAGAGAAAAAACATGTAAGTGCTGGTTCAGCACACATACAGGCGACTTTCAATAATACGATAGTATCAATAACAGACTCTAGCGGAAATGTTATTGCATGGTCTACAGCAGGTAGCTTAGGATTTAAGGGATCTAGAAAAGGAACTCCTTATGCTGCACAGATTGCAGCTGACACTGCTGCAAAAAAAGCTATGGACATGGGATTGAAGCAGGTCGATGTTTTTGTGAAAGGACCGGGAGCAGGGAGAGAATCAGCGATCAGGGCTTTGCAAGGAGCAGGGCTCGAGATTAATCTTATAAAAGACGTTACACCAGTTCCACATAACGGGTGTAAGCCTCCGAAGAGAAGGAGAGTTTAACAGTGGCAAGATATACAGGATCTTTATGCAGAGTGTGCAGACGTCAGGGGGAGAAACTCTTCCTTAAAGGCGAGAGATGCAGCACAGAAAAATGTGCGGTCGAAAGAAGAAAATACGCGCCTGGGCAGCACGGACAGCGCCGCAGTAAAATTTCTGATTATGGTCTTCAGTTGAAAGAGAAACAAAAAGCAAAGAAAAACTATGGAGTGCTGGAAAAACAGTTCAGAAGATATTTTCATGAGGCGGAAAGGCAGAGGGGAACAACAGGTGAAGTGCTTCTCCAGCTTCTTGAACGCCGTCTTGATAATGTAATTTTCAGAATGGGTTTTGCTGTTAACAGGAGAGAAGCCAGACAGTACATATCTCACGGACATTTTAGTGTTAACGGGAAAAGAACGAATATTCCTTCCTACCTTGTAAAGATAGGAGATTCAGTAGAGGTTAAAGAAGCAAGCAGGGAGATAAAGAGCATATCAGAAAATATATCAAAGCTTGAGCATAAAGGACTTCCTGCCTGGATTCAGATTGACGCCAAGAACTATAAAGGCAAGAT
Above is a genomic segment from Nitrospiraceae bacterium containing:
- the rplX gene encoding 50S ribosomal protein L24; this translates as MGLGIKKNDTVIVLTGKEKGKKGRVLSVLHSKGKIIVEKINLIKKHMKPNKKYSQGGIIEKEAPLQISNVMLVCPRCNKPTRIGNDIIENGKKARVCKKCKETIDQ
- the rplE gene encoding 50S ribosomal protein L5, translating into MKKESVKEVKKDAKESGQPRLKTKYIKEIIPAMMKEFTYSNIMQVPKIEKVVLNVGLGEAIQNIKILENAQKELGTITGQKAVITKAKKAIAGFKLRKGMPIGCKVTLRGAVMYEFLDRFISLALPRVRDFKGVPPKSFDGKGNYSIGVKEQFMFPEIEYDKVDTVHGMDITICTTAKTDKESKALLTYMGMPFRK
- a CDS encoding type Z 30S ribosomal protein S14, coding for MAKKCMIEKVKRTPKFKVRAYNRCRVCGRPRAYLRDFGLCRICFRSLALKGQLPGVTKSSW
- the rpsH gene encoding 30S ribosomal protein S8; amino-acid sequence: MMTDPIADMLTRIRNAVTIRAEKVDIPASKIKLEIVKILKEEGFIKAYKILKDEKQGVLRITLKYLDGGSVISGMKRASKPGRRMYVASDNIPKVMGGVGMAILTTSKGVLSENVCRRDSIGGEVICYVW
- the rplF gene encoding 50S ribosomal protein L6; amino-acid sequence: MSRIGKKPIEIPKGVDVKLEGLNVTVKGAKGEISATCPSEIKISVVDGRVVLERINEEKNVRSLHGLTRSLLSNMIDGVSSGYQRVLDIAGTGYRAQVQGEKIILALGFSTPVEFQLPKGIKAAVDQKQTQLTLTGFDKQLIGQVAANLRGIRPPDAYKGKGVRYSGERIKLKVGKAGKK
- the rplR gene encoding 50S ribosomal protein L18, encoding MTVDTRAAKERRHKRIRKKVVGFTERPRLSVYRSLNHIYVQVIDDTSGQTLVSASSLDKDIKEKKAHKGNVKTATEVGKLIAKKALGKGVKKVVFDRGGYIYHGRVKALADAAREGGLEF
- the rpsE gene encoding 30S ribosomal protein S5 — encoded protein: MLNKKIDPDGLTLKDKVVYINRVAKVVKGGRRFSFSALVAVGDANGVVGIGKGKASEVPEAIRKAVEQAKKSLVKIPLNARSIPHRIIGKYGAISVIMNPATKGTGLIAGGAVRAVLDVAGIQDIVAKAIGSHNPYNTAKATLDGLARLKDPEAVKKLRGKCEEETSHESNGGGMK
- the rplO gene encoding 50S ribosomal protein L15, whose amino-acid sequence is MRICDIKPSAGSNKKTKRVGRGIGSGHGKTSCKGHKGQKARSGGTKGAGFEGGQMPLQRRLPKRGFTSLSGKEYSIVNLRDLMKIKGVDVITPEVLIKKGIIKNIKDGIKILGTGEITKPLTIKANVFSASASAKITAAGGKAELLGNAKSKSKGKS
- the secY gene encoding preprotein translocase subunit SecY, whose amino-acid sequence is MGALANFQNIFKIPELKNRVLFTFALLIVYRVGCHIPTPGINGEALNEFLTKQAGSFMMFFDMFSGGALSRVTVFALGIMPYISASIIFQLLTVVIPAIGKLAKEGEAGRKKITKYTRYATVVISAIQSFGIAIGLESMADGAFIQNPGWSFRLLTMITLTSGTAFIMWLGEQITERGIGNGISLIIFAGIVARFPNAVVSTFRLMQAGELSIFLLIFLVAMMVAVVGVIIFVERGQRKIPVQYAKRVVGNKVYGGQSTHLPLKINTAGVIPPIFASSIIMFPATIAGFITIPWVQAIAKQLSPGTIFYTLLYVSMIFFFAFFYTAIVFNPMDIADNLKKYGGFVPGIRPGQKTSEYIYKVLSRLTLVGAIYLAVVCIIPEILITKFNVPFYFGGTSLLIVVGVALDTVSQVESHLITRSYEGFLKKGRIKGRRG
- the map gene encoding type I methionyl aminopeptidase, whose protein sequence is MIIIKTAEEIRKIEKSCRIVAEVLEELKSFVRAGITTKEIEVFAENKIYKKGGTPAFKGYRGYPSSICTSVNNQVVHGIPSELRLKEGDILSLDLGVLIDGFYGDSAITLPVGKISPLANRLLKITEDALYIGIDMATPNNRVSDISTVIQKHVESNGFSVVKTFVGHGIGIALHEDPQIPNFGMAGQGPRLRSGMTLAIEPMVNSGRDEVKILDDGWTAVTADNSLSAHFEHTIAISDDGEPKILTKL
- the infA gene encoding translation initiation factor IF-1 translates to MSKEDNIEVEGTIVETLPNAMFRVKLEKGQIILAYVSGKMRMHFIKILPGDKVTVELSPYDLTKGRITYRFK
- the rpmJ gene encoding 50S ribosomal protein L36, yielding MKVRSSVKPICAKCKVVKRKGIRRIICENPRHKQRQG
- the rpsM gene encoding 30S ribosomal protein S13, with amino-acid sequence MARIAGVDLPKNERIEIGLTRIFGIGRSLSKQILKDTGVNPDIRVKDLKDEDIVKIRASIEKECKVEGDLRRENSMNIKRLTDIGCYRGVRHKQGLPVRGQRTKTNARTRRGPRKTIMGKKKEV